Proteins from one Blattabacterium cuenoti genomic window:
- the hisG gene encoding ATP phosphoribosyltransferase, whose translation MDKLKIAIQKSGRLYDDSIKLLKDCSIEVNIGIDKLKTTALNFPLEILFLRDDDIPQYLEDGVADIGIVGKNVLLEKRKKIKIKEALGFGKCRLSIAVPKSLSYNNIKDLNEKKIATSYPFLVQEFFKKRYINAEIHEISGAVEIAPGIGLADCICDLVSSGSTLFMNGLKEVETVLQSEAVLASNLYLGHPQNIIMDKLLFRIRAVKKAKNNKYILLNVANERLEKIISYLPGIKSPVVLPLANSECSSVHSVVNENDFWGIVENLKALGAQDILVLPIEKIIL comes from the coding sequence ATGGATAAACTTAAAATAGCTATTCAAAAATCAGGGCGTCTTTATGACGACTCAATAAAATTACTGAAAGACTGCAGTATTGAAGTTAATATTGGCATAGATAAATTAAAAACAACGGCTCTTAACTTTCCGTTAGAAATTCTTTTTTTAAGAGATGATGATATCCCTCAATATTTAGAAGATGGAGTGGCTGATATAGGAATTGTAGGAAAAAATGTTCTTTTAGAAAAAAGAAAAAAAATAAAAATAAAAGAAGCTTTAGGCTTTGGAAAATGTAGACTTTCTATTGCTGTCCCTAAATCTTTATCTTATAATAATATAAAAGATTTAAACGAGAAAAAAATTGCAACAAGTTATCCTTTTTTAGTTCAAGAATTTTTCAAAAAAAGATATATCAATGCAGAAATTCACGAAATATCTGGAGCTGTAGAAATTGCACCTGGAATAGGATTAGCTGATTGTATTTGCGATTTAGTTAGTAGTGGTTCTACACTTTTTATGAATGGACTAAAAGAAGTAGAAACAGTTCTTCAATCTGAAGCTGTATTAGCTTCAAATTTATATTTAGGACATCCTCAAAATATAATTATGGATAAATTATTATTCAGAATTAGAGCTGTAAAAAAAGCAAAGAATAATAAATATATTTTATTAAATGTTGCCAATGAACGATTAGAAAAAATAATATCTTACCTTCCAGGAATTAAAAGCCCAGTTGTTCTTCCTCTAGCTAATTCAGAATGTAGTTCTGTTCATTCCGTTGTAAACGAAAA
- the tilS gene encoding tRNA lysidine(34) synthetase TilS — protein sequence MITHHHVFIEKIKKYLSFQIKKKVCVALSGGLDSMVLINLLLHISNIELEVAHCNFTLRNKESDEDEIFIKNFCIKKKIICHVKRFDTLNFAKKNKLSIQMAARRLRYDWFFELLKKNSYEYIVLGHHLNDSIETFFLNILRGTGIKGLLGIPHKNEKFLRPLSDFTKKEILHYAKTKNIKWRSDSSNQDTKYLRNKIRLILSEFSSFSSFFYRGFEKTINYLYDENFLIEERVKEIHHKITVEKKDNPFFWKIKCSKIKKLHPLSFYLFKLFSPYGFNDIKSLKHLIQAQSGKQLISKKYRIIKNRNDWILISKKLLSENNKKTYTIFNIKDVEKVSLPINIRFFLDPKKKDRRKIFLVDFDKIQFPLLFRTWRKGDFFFPIKMKGKKKLSKYYKEKKFSLLEKEQTWLLINGNGDIIFIVKNRLDDRFKVTKKTKKILGIKI from the coding sequence ATGATAACACATCATCATGTTTTTATAGAGAAAATAAAAAAATATTTATCATTTCAAATAAAAAAAAAAGTATGTGTTGCTTTAAGTGGAGGATTAGATAGTATGGTTCTAATCAATCTATTACTTCACATTTCTAACATTGAATTAGAAGTAGCTCATTGCAATTTTACATTAAGAAATAAAGAATCGGATGAAGATGAAATTTTTATAAAAAACTTTTGTATAAAAAAAAAAATTATATGTCATGTTAAGAGATTTGATACTTTAAATTTTGCTAAAAAAAATAAATTATCCATACAAATGGCTGCTAGAAGACTTAGATATGATTGGTTTTTTGAGTTATTAAAAAAAAATTCGTATGAATACATAGTTTTAGGGCATCATCTCAATGATTCTATAGAAACTTTTTTTCTCAATATTTTGAGGGGGACTGGAATCAAAGGATTGTTAGGAATACCACATAAAAATGAAAAATTTTTACGGCCTCTTTCTGATTTTACAAAAAAAGAAATACTACATTATGCTAAAACAAAAAATATAAAATGGAGATCTGATAGTAGTAATCAAGATACTAAATATTTAAGAAATAAAATTCGTTTAATTTTATCCGAATTTTCTTCTTTTTCATCTTTTTTTTATAGAGGGTTTGAAAAAACCATAAATTATCTTTATGATGAAAATTTTTTAATAGAAGAAAGAGTAAAAGAAATCCATCACAAAATTACAGTAGAAAAAAAAGATAATCCATTTTTTTGGAAAATAAAATGTAGTAAGATAAAAAAACTACATCCTTTATCCTTTTACTTATTTAAATTATTTTCTCCATACGGATTTAACGATATAAAAAGTCTCAAACATCTTATTCAGGCGCAATCAGGAAAACAACTTATATCAAAAAAATATCGTATTATTAAAAATAGAAATGATTGGATTTTAATTTCCAAAAAATTATTATCCGAAAATAATAAAAAAACTTACACGATATTCAATATAAAAGATGTTGAAAAAGTTTCATTACCTATTAATATCAGATTTTTTTTGGATCCAAAAAAAAAAGATAGAAGAAAAATTTTTCTTGTAGATTTTGATAAAATTCAATTTCCATTATTATTTAGAACGTGGAGAAAAGGAGATTTTTTTTTCCCTATAAAAATGAAAGGTAAAAAAAAGTTAAGTAAATATTATAAAGAAAAAAAATTTTCTCTTTTGGAAAAAGAACAAACATGGTTATTGATTAACGGAAATGGAGATATAATTTTTATTGTAAAAAATCGTTTAGACGATAGGTTTAAAGTAACAAAAAAAACAAAAAAAATATTAGGAATAAAAATATAG
- a CDS encoding shikimate kinase: MKITLIGYMGSGKTSIGERLSQIINYNFYDLDSILVESEKDSIYNLFKKKGELSFRKREHSVLKKILKNKDKYVLSVGGGTPCFHNNIYLLNRYSKTFYLQTNSYTLFRRLLLEKNSRPLISHLSKNELFQFIMKHLSQRIYFYEKSYQKINVSAKSKDDIVQELIKYIKI; this comes from the coding sequence ATGAAAATCACTTTAATAGGATACATGGGAAGTGGAAAAACTTCTATAGGAGAAAGATTATCTCAGATAATAAATTATAATTTTTATGATTTAGATTCTATTCTTGTTGAAAGTGAAAAAGATTCTATTTATAATCTCTTTAAAAAAAAAGGAGAACTTTCTTTTAGAAAAAGAGAACATTCAGTTTTAAAGAAAATTTTAAAAAATAAAGATAAATATGTTTTGTCTGTTGGAGGAGGAACTCCTTGTTTTCATAATAATATTTATTTATTGAATAGATATTCAAAAACATTTTATTTACAAACGAATAGTTATACATTATTCAGAAGGTTACTTTTAGAAAAAAATTCAAGACCTTTAATTTCTCATCTATCTAAAAATGAATTGTTTCAATTTATTATGAAGCATTTATCACAAAGGATTTATTTTTATGAGAAATCTTATCAAAAAATTAACGTAAGTGCAAAATCTAAAGATGATATAGTTCAAGAACTTATAAAATATATTAAAATATGA
- a CDS encoding exodeoxyribonuclease III: protein MKIISYNINGIRSGINKGLFDWIEKKNPDILCLQEIKAFPEQINTKILDKLGYNYYWHPSRKKGYSGVGILCKEKPIHVEYGIGYDPIDEEGRVLRIDLKKLSVISLYLPSGNNIKKRLSFKFLFMKKFFFHMKKIINQFNNLIVCGDYNICHHEIDIYDPIKHQKISGFLLEEREWMTKFINLGFVDSFRKCVKDAHHYSWWSYRFNSRIKNRGWRIDYIMVRSFLKEKIKNAYLLSNVKFSDHCPSVLEFIDL, encoded by the coding sequence ATGAAAATTATTAGTTATAATATAAATGGAATAAGATCTGGAATTAATAAAGGATTATTTGATTGGATTGAAAAAAAAAATCCAGATATCTTATGCTTACAGGAAATAAAAGCTTTTCCAGAACAAATAAATACAAAAATTTTGGATAAATTAGGATACAATTATTATTGGCATCCTTCAAGAAAAAAAGGTTATAGCGGTGTCGGAATTTTATGCAAAGAAAAACCTATTCATGTGGAATATGGAATAGGATATGATCCTATTGATGAAGAAGGGAGAGTATTGCGTATAGATTTAAAAAAATTGTCAGTAATTAGCCTTTATCTTCCTTCAGGAAATAATATAAAAAAAAGATTGAGTTTTAAATTTCTTTTTATGAAAAAATTTTTTTTTCATATGAAAAAAATCATAAATCAATTCAATAATCTTATTGTTTGTGGAGATTACAATATCTGTCATCATGAAATAGATATTTATGACCCTATTAAACATCAAAAAATTTCTGGTTTCTTATTAGAAGAAAGAGAATGGATGACTAAGTTTATTAACTTAGGATTCGTAGACAGTTTTAGAAAATGTGTAAAAGATGCGCATCATTATAGTTGGTGGAGTTACCGTTTTAATTCTAGAATAAAAAATAGAGGATGGAGAATTGATTATATTATGGTTAGATCTTTTTTAAAAGAAAAAATTAAAAATGCTTATTTATTGTCAAATGTAAAATTTTCTGATCATTGTCCTTCTGTATTAGAATTTATAGATCTATAA
- the serC gene encoding 3-phosphoserine/phosphohydroxythreonine transaminase, with protein sequence MKIHNFNAGPSILPKEVIRKSAESVIDFNESGLSLLEISHRSIEFLEIIERTTSLVRKVMNLNHDYAILFLQGGATLQFSMVPYNLMNKEAAYLDTGFWAKNAIKEAKKFGKVKILFSGKDQEYTYILKNYQIPCNIDYFHCTSNNTIVGTQVKVFPKTSVPIVCDMSSDIFSRKLNFCQFSLIYASAQKNVSSAGMTIVIVKKDVLGKIKRNMSSYMDYEIHIKNKSILNTPNVFSIYTSMLTLEWIENKGGLSILEKENQHKAKLLYDEIDKNNFFENKIHKEDRSNMNVSFFLKEKKLEEEFNKMWKQENIVGLDGHRFLGGYRASIYNALPLKSVQFLIEVMKEFERKFSS encoded by the coding sequence ATGAAAATACATAATTTCAATGCAGGACCTTCTATTTTACCCAAAGAAGTTATTAGAAAATCAGCTGAATCTGTAATCGATTTTAATGAATCCGGTTTATCTTTACTTGAAATCTCTCATAGAAGTATAGAATTTTTAGAAATAATAGAAAGAACTACTTCTTTAGTAAGAAAAGTTATGAACTTGAATCATGATTATGCTATTTTATTTCTTCAAGGAGGAGCTACATTACAATTTTCAATGGTACCATATAATTTGATGAATAAAGAAGCCGCCTATTTAGATACAGGTTTTTGGGCAAAAAATGCTATTAAAGAAGCAAAAAAATTTGGAAAAGTAAAAATTCTATTTTCTGGGAAAGATCAAGAATATACATATATATTGAAAAATTATCAAATTCCATGTAATATAGATTATTTTCATTGTACATCTAATAATACAATAGTTGGAACACAGGTAAAAGTTTTTCCTAAAACATCTGTTCCGATAGTTTGTGATATGTCTTCCGATATTTTTAGTAGAAAATTAAATTTTTGTCAATTCAGTTTAATTTATGCTTCTGCACAAAAAAATGTAAGTTCTGCTGGAATGACTATTGTCATAGTAAAAAAAGATGTTTTAGGAAAGATAAAAAGAAATATGTCATCTTATATGGATTATGAAATTCATATAAAGAATAAAAGTATTTTAAATACTCCGAATGTTTTTTCTATTTATACATCTATGTTGACTTTAGAATGGATAGAAAATAAAGGAGGTTTATCTATTTTAGAAAAAGAAAATCAACATAAGGCTAAATTGTTATATGACGAAATAGATAAAAATAATTTTTTTGAAAATAAAATACATAAAGAAGATCGTTCTAATATGAATGTATCCTTTTTTTTAAAAGAGAAAAAACTAGAAGAAGAATTTAATAAAATGTGGAAACAAGAAAATATTGTTGGATTAGATGGGCATAGATTTTTAGGAGGATATAGAGCTAGCATTTATAATGCTCTTCCATTAAAAAGTGTTCAATTTTTGATTGAAGTTATGAAAGAATTTGAAAGAAAATTTTCATCATGA
- a CDS encoding YggS family pyridoxal phosphate-dependent enzyme: MIENRFFSIKKLIPKNVKILAVSKNQKISSIENLYKLGQRDFGENYIQEMMKKYKVLPKDIRWHMIGKIQSNKLKYIVPFIHLIHSVQNLEEIQIINKIALKNNRIINCLLQIKISNEKNKSGITEKESYKILENNIYNSMNNVKIVGIMGMASFQDLTKVRNEFSYLHTLYNEYKKKYGHYILSMGMSRDYNIAIKYGSTIIRLGTSLFGER; the protein is encoded by the coding sequence ATGATAGAAAATAGATTTTTTTCTATAAAAAAATTAATTCCTAAAAATGTAAAAATATTAGCAGTTTCTAAAAATCAAAAAATTTCTTCTATAGAAAATTTATATAAATTAGGGCAGAGAGATTTTGGAGAGAATTATATTCAGGAGATGATGAAAAAATATAAAGTTTTGCCTAAAGATATCCGTTGGCATATGATTGGAAAAATTCAAAGTAATAAGTTAAAATATATAGTACCTTTTATTCATTTAATTCATAGCGTTCAAAACTTAGAAGAAATTCAAATAATAAATAAAATTGCATTAAAAAATAATAGAATTATTAATTGTCTTTTACAAATAAAAATTAGCAATGAAAAAAATAAATCTGGAATAACTGAGAAAGAGTCTTATAAAATATTGGAAAATAATATTTATAATTCGATGAATAACGTTAAAATAGTAGGAATAATGGGTATGGCCTCTTTTCAAGACCTTACTAAGGTTCGTAATGAATTTTCGTATTTACATACGTTATATAATGAATATAAGAAAAAATACGGACATTATATACTTTCTATGGGAATGAGTCGAGATTATAACATAGCAATAAAATATGGGAGCACTATCATTAGATTAGGAACTTCTCTTTTTGGAGAAAGATGA
- the trpA gene encoding tryptophan synthase subunit alpha: MNKIHNLFIKKSEKILCIYFTAGFPNLNSTVKIIKILQDLSVDMIEIGIPYSDPLADGMIIQNSNKKSLNNGMNLSLLFSQIKECKNIIKTPIVLMGYYNQIYKFGEDKFLKKCQKSGISGLIIPDLPVDLFINKYQSLFKKYSLSMIFLVTPQTNSHRVAFLSEITDGFLYLVSSNSTTGKVVDFFGKKQVSFFERIKQSSTNIPKLVGFGIKNKKSFDFSCKYANGGIIGSSFIQSLELVSNDDKLEENIKKYIKYIRS; the protein is encoded by the coding sequence GTGAAAAAATATTGTGCATTTATTTTACAGCTGGATTTCCAAATTTAAATAGCACAGTAAAAATAATAAAAATACTTCAGGATCTTTCTGTTGATATGATAGAGATAGGAATTCCTTATTCCGATCCTTTGGCAGATGGTATGATTATTCAAAACAGTAACAAAAAATCATTAAATAATGGAATGAATCTATCTTTATTATTTTCTCAAATTAAAGAATGTAAAAATATAATAAAAACACCCATTGTTCTTATGGGATATTATAATCAAATTTATAAATTTGGAGAAGATAAATTTTTAAAAAAATGCCAGAAATCAGGTATTTCTGGACTAATTATTCCAGATCTTCCTGTAGATCTTTTTATTAATAAATATCAAAGTTTATTTAAAAAATATTCATTATCAATGATATTTTTAGTGACTCCTCAAACAAATTCACATAGAGTTGCTTTTCTCAGTGAAATTACTGACGGATTTCTATATTTAGTATCTTCCAATTCAACTACAGGAAAAGTAGTAGATTTTTTTGGAAAAAAACAAGTATCTTTTTTTGAACGTATAAAACAATCATCTACAAATATTCCGAAATTAGTTGGTTTTGGAATAAAAAACAAAAAATCCTTTGATTTTTCATGTAAATATGCAAATGGAGGAATAATCGGAAGTTCTTTTATTCAATCATTGGAATTAGTATCGAATGACGATAAATTAGAAGAAAATATAAAAAAATATATAAAATATATTAGAAGTTAA